The sequence below is a genomic window from Babesia bigemina genome assembly Bbig001, chromosome : II.
GAGTTCGTGAAAGAACTTGTTTAGCCGCAGGCAGGAGTCCGCGATCTCCGCGGCTtcgtcctcatcgtcgtcgcAGCACGCCTCGGCGAATGCAGGCGGCTTTTCGCGCGACTCCGTTGGGGTGGACTCATCTTCGCCTACACTGAGAATTTCTATGCGGCTGTCGCGCTGCTCCATCGGTGATGAGGAGTACATGAAGACAGTACTGACCCTCGGCGCCAAGGTGAAGCGCTCGTCCGTGTGGTGTCGACAGTCGCCCGCACCATTGTTTGCGCCGCTCGCGGCTATTAACTGCTATTATTTTACACACCGTTTTTGCGCATTTGCAAACGTCGCCCTGGGCACGCGGGAAACAAAGATTTGAGGTTGCAGCGACGCCAACAGCCTTCGTGAACGCGTTCATGCGGGCTACGATTACGGTTTCGGAGGACTCTGAGCCCCGTCGTGAAACTCAGAGTGCCTTATGGCGTTAGTGTGTAGTTGGTAGATGTAGATGTGCAGGAATTTTCACCACCTCATTTTGCGTGTTGCGACTACTGTCACTCCCACCCCGAACACAGTGGAGCACTAATTTTCAATGCTGACACTCAATAACGTGATTCAGGACGCCGCAAACTGCTGCATTGTCTCTGGAACGGTATAACACCTAGTGCCGTATGAATTACAGAATTACAGTTCGGCGCATCACCAACCAACGCTGTTACCCGGCGTCGGATGCAGCGCGCTCAGTTGCCGATGGACGCTTTTACACTGCGCTGGTAGGTCCGAACGATCGCCGGCCAGAGCGAGTCGAACTGTTCCTCGACGAACAACGCGTCTGCATACGGCAGCGTGTCAGCCTTGTTGACTGATTTAGCATTCTTGAATACGAGCGCCATGTCCGCCTTGAACTGCATTGGCATCGAATAATAACCCGAGAGCGCCTTGTTCGCTATTTTGGTGAGCCACATCGGGTGACCGACCAGCGACCTGTAGCCAACGTATGACTGCTCAGGGTCGTTGATGAACCAGCGCGCCTGGGGCAACTCTTTCAGCGCCTCAATCGCTTCCACAGCCACTTGCAGCCAGTCGGAGCTGCCGCCGCTCGCTCCATCGCCGTGAATGCGTCTGAATGCGGCGATACGTGGTAGGCTGAGTCCGCTCGTGAGCAGGTCAATATGTTGTGACACCAGCTGCTCATTCGGCACCACGTCGCCCTCCCATGCGAAACCTTTGCCGAATAGCAGCATTATAGCCCGCCTGATCCTGATGTATATCTGCACTTGGAACGTTTGTGACGACATCGCACATGGTCTCAGCAGGTCGTATAGCAGGTCTCGCGTTTGCTTGGCGTACGGACCCTCCAAGTCTATGAAGAGCACTGGGTGCAGCTGTGCCAGTTCGTCAATCACTCGAGCGAATGCATCCCACGTGTGAATCTTCAGCTCCGCCTCGGTGAAACGTTCGCACAagcgcctgctgcagcgagcTGCCTCATAGATTCCGGCAAACTGCCCAATCCGCTTTACCTGGGTTTCGTAATCCACTTTCAGCATCCTCATGCAACAATGGGGGCTGTCATCCTCCATATCCTCTTCGTCGGATATGATGTAAGCGGACGTCATGAGGACCCTCAGAAGGGACTCGAtggcggcgatgtggacGTGGCTCGAATGGTACGTCTGACCCAGCTCGAAAGCAGCTTGCTCGGACCTCAATATGTTCTGCCTAAGCGGAATGAACGTGTGGAAGTCAAACGCGAAGCCAATGTCCTTATCCTGCGCGAATTTGTTGAAGCACAGCTCCAGCATTATCGGCTGCCTGCTCAAGCACCTGAGgaaggcggccgtgagcaTCCTGTTGCAGCTTCCACTTCCGGGGATGGCATCGAGCCTGAAGAGGTGCCACAGCAGCTGCCAGAGTCGTCTGATCTCCAGACACGTAGAGGAGCCCTCCGACGTATGCCTTAGCGCACAAGGCGGAATGGCCAGGTACGAGCAGCAGTCTACGATGTTCGTCGCGTGCACCAGGTAGTTCACGCCGTTCATGCCCTCCAACACCTTCGCTAGCATGTCCACCGCCATTTGAGGCGACGAACCCCAGCGGTCGCGCAATAGAGCTAACGCCTTGAAGAAATCCAGCATGAACCGCGATTCGCTGGGGTGCCAGTAGTTCGCGCCGGTGTTGTTCAGCGAGAATGAGctgaggtaattcgagaacacctgctgcactgccTCCTGTATTCGGGGGTCTCGGTTGTGCAGACACACCAGGCTGTACAGACAGCGTGCACGCACTACCGGGTGCACGTGATGGCGCCGCACCAGCATTTCGATTTTCGAGACGGCCAGTTTAACCACAGGGCTGTCGCAGCTTGCGTAATTTACGCTCCTCCCAAGCGAGCCCATGGCCGCGGCCGCGTCTATCTGGCCGTATATGTTGTTGTCGctaagcagctgctgctcccACATGCTGCCGCTCTGGCACCTGCGGATCCTCCCAATGAGCCTGAATCCGCTGTCGACGCTCGTCCAGAGCATTGGGACGCGGCTCTTGCTGCATATTTTCGCAACGACTGAGCGGTTGTCCAGTTGCGCCAGTTCCGGATGGATGCCGAGGTAGAGCATTTTCATCCACTCGATAACCGTGCGATCGCTGTCGCTGTAGTGCCCGACGTACGTGTTCTTGCGGTTGCTGTCGTCTATGACGTCGTCTACGTCCTTTTCGGAGGTGCCCTTCATGGCAACCTTCTTGCGTCCTCGTTCGGCCCTGGGGTTTACCTTGTAGCTGGTTGGCACCATGTCCCCGACCAACTTCACGTTCTCGCGGACGCCGTCGTCCTCCACGATATCCACCTTCACCTGCGCAACCCACTGCTTGGATAGGCCCGCAGACATCGGAACGGGCTCCGTTTGCCCGTTCATGAGTGCCTGCTGATGGATGATTTGCCAATATGGCATCCCGCCGTTCGACGCAACGGGGAGGCTGGCCCGccccagcagcagctcgtaGCCGTTCTTGTAGACATACGATCCGCAGTAGGTGCCTCCGTTGTCCACATAGCTGTCGATGATGTTGTTCACATCACAGTGCTTTTTCAGGACATCCAGGCAGTCGTAGATGGGGCCGTTGCCGAGGCAAAACGCATACGGGAATGGGCCAATGTAGCCGAACCCCATTAAGAAGTTTCCGTCTCGTCCAACCAGGTCGACCGGGTCGTGCCATATTTGCAGCAGACCCATGTTTCTCCGTAGGATGCCGGCCTCGGAGGACCCGGGTATGGGAGTGGAGTTTGCGATATCAACGAAGTCGAATGCGTGCGGAACGCTTGGGCAGTAACCGCTCTTACAGATGTTGTAGATCTGCGCCACACGTTCGAGCACCTGTCCCGCGTGGCCGCCGGAGTGCTCCTCCGTGTggtcgtccagctgcaggaTACGCGCCAGCTTGCCGTACGTTGTCATGAGATTGCGCGCTGCCAACTGCGAACCCATGGCAACTGTGTACGCCGTCCTCCCATCTTTGTGAACGTCGATTGGCGGCTGCAGGGGCTTGATGTCGATCCTGAAATTGAGGTGGTCCATGGAGGTAcccttgcgctgcagttggAGGGAGAAGCTCACGTTGATCTGCGGGCACCCCGTGCCGTGCAGAAATGAGCTCACGATGCTGTTGTACTGCTTCATGATGGCGCTCAGATGGTCGTGGTCAACACCCCGTCTCAGGATGTCTTCGAGTTTGCAGTTGGGGTCCAGCTGGTTTTCGACCACAAGCCTGTTTGGCGGCCGCGCATTCCACGAGTTGATGTACCTCCGCACCATCTCGTCGCGCAGCGTGTCCCAGAATACCGCCCCGTTGCTACACGTGGTGATCGCATCGTCGTCTTCACCTCGCCGCGCACAGTTGGCGTCGGCACGCAAATCGTCGTCGCCGACCTTGCTGAAGATGACCACCCGCCGACGCAGCGACTGAACGAGGAAGTTGTCCGGTAGGAAATTCGCCGAGACGAAGAGCGCCTCCAGGATAGCGGGAAGCAGGTGGCACTTGAGGACGAAGGCTCGGTCGGCCATCAGGATTGGCACTGAGGCCGAGCTGCCCTTGCGTTGACATAGGGGGTGATAGTCGCCGTAAATTTCGGTTATTGTCGCGAACAATTCACGCCTGGCCCACATTCGCACCTTGTACTCGTTAAAGCCCATGTTGCGCTTCACGAACTGGTCGACGAGGTACGACTGCAGCATGACGTCGAGGTGCATGTCCCGCGAGGGGTTCACCCAACGCTTGAGCGTGAACAGCGTCGCCAGGCCGTACGCGATGGCGATCCTGCAGTCGAGGCTCCTGAAGTCGTGGTCGATGTCGCTGTAGCTGTGGAGCACGTCGATCGAGTAGACGATCATGTTGGCGCCGCTGGGGTAGTACATGCCGTGGTAGTAGTTGGCGAGTGGCTCGATGAAACTCGTGTAAAGGTGGTTCTCCGAGCCCGTGAACGCCGTGCACCGTTTGATGTCGATGAAATTTTGGGTCCGGATGTTGGCGGAGATATTGCCGGGCACCGGGAAGGGCTGCCCAGGGAGGAACAGCATGAAGAAGCTGTCCGGCGCTTCGAAGTCGAGCACTCGGCGGTAAGTGTCCACACACTGGGCGGTCGCGATGTTGCTTGGCTCCAGCAGGAACCCGTAGCCTTTCAAGGTGACGTACGTAATCGGCACCTTGTGGCAGAGCttgtgctgcgctgcctGCAAGAAAGCCTCCACGCAATCTTCGTCATCGAGCGACTTGTGAGGCCGTTCTTCCGACACCTCATGGGTTTCCTGCAGCCGGTTGCCATCCCAGAACTCGAACTCTCCGGCGAACAATCCGAAGCTAT
It includes:
- a CDS encoding bromodomain containing protein, putative translates to MAAYELHSQDVSVALDFARCTLCGSTQLSFVRRDEGLPPASVSGGPFILPISVPAIAHADYKRVVVNGIGADFQLAKTLDPTSNASLVNQSCRNVDLLSLDGMHVAAQQICASLLYVELSEVPAKLKVDIQFEYMQLRSATDDLYFHSYWLLPRCSTSYHEYAVLCSSPKSDRWFPTVSFSDTISMASSCVYRIEVVVPSGFSVICGLPLCEETTVGDGVEMAAKTTTFQFKWESSSSLGVFPRNSFGLFAGEFEFWDGNRLQETHEVSEERPHKSLDDEDCVEAFLQAAQHKLCHKVPITYVTLKGYGFLLEPSNIATAQCVDTYRRVLDFEAPDSFFMLFLPGQPFPVPGNISANIRTQNFIDIKRCTAFTGSENHLYTSFIEPLANYYHGMYYPSGANMIVYSIDVLHSYSDIDHDFRSLDCRIAIAYGLATLFTLKRWVNPSRDMHLDVMLQSYLVDQFVKRNMGFNEYKVRMWARRELFATITEIYGDYHPLCQRKGSSASVPILMADRAFVLKCHLLPAILEALFVSANFLPDNFLVQSLRRRVVIFSKVGDDDLRADANCARRGEDDDAITTCSNGAVFWDTLRDEMVRRYINSWNARPPNRLVVENQLDPNCKLEDILRRGVDHDHLSAIMKQYNSIVSSFLHGTGCPQINVSFSLQLQRKGTSMDHLNFRIDIKPLQPPIDVHKDGRTAYTVAMGSQLAARNLMTTYGKLARILQLDDHTEEHSGGHAGQVLERVAQIYNICKSGYCPSVPHAFDFVDIANSTPIPGSSEAGILRRNMGLLQIWHDPVDLVGRDGNFLMGFGYIGPFPYAFCLGNGPIYDCLDVLKKHCDVNNIIDSYVDNGGTYCGSYVYKNGYELLLGRASLPVASNGGMPYWQIIHQQALMNGQTEPVPMSAGLSKQWVAQVKVDIVEDDGVRENVKLVGDMVPTSYKVNPRAERGRKKVAMKGTSEKDVDDVIDDSNRKNTYVGHYSDSDRTVIEWMKMLYLGIHPELAQLDNRSVVAKICSKSRVPMLWTSVDSGFRLIGRIRRCQSGSMWEQQLLSDNNIYGQIDAAAAMGSLGRSVNYASCDSPVVKLAVSKIEMLVRRHHVHPVVRARCLYSLVCLHNRDPRIQEAVQQVFSNYLSSFSLNNTGANYWHPSESRFMLDFFKALALLRDRWGSSPQMAVDMLAKVLEGMNGVNYLVHATNIVDCCSYLAIPPCALRHTSEGSSTCLEIRRLWQLLWHLFRLDAIPGSGSCNRMLTAAFLRCLSRQPIMLELCFNKFAQDKDIGFAFDFHTFIPLRQNILRSEQAAFELGQTYHSSHVHIAAIESLLRVLMTSAYIISDEEDMEDDSPHCCMRMLKVDYETQVKRIGQFAGIYEAARCSRRLCERFTEAELKIHTWDAFARVIDELAQLHPVLFIDLEGPYAKQTRDLLYDLLRPCAMSSQTFQVQIYIRIRRAIMLLFGKGFAWEGDVVPNEQLVSQHIDLLTSGLSLPRIAAFRRIHGDGASGGSSDWLQVAVEAIEALKELPQARWFINDPEQSYVGYRSLVGHPMWLTKIANKALSGYYSMPMQFKADMALVFKNAKSVNKADTLPYADALFVEEQFDSLWPAIVRTYQRSVKASIGN